The Vanacampus margaritifer isolate UIUO_Vmar chromosome 15, RoL_Vmar_1.0, whole genome shotgun sequence genome contains the following window.
GGGTTATggttagttggttggttggtttggtGGCACATGCTTGATAAGGTTTTTGTGTTACCTGAACGCAGATTGGTCATAGTTGCAGGATAGTCCAGATTGTTTGGGATGTGCGTGGTCACGCCAATCTCGATTGAACCCGACCACTTGTCCACCAACTTCTCAATGCGGAtctgaaaatgcattttgaaCACATAAAACATAGAATCTCTTCTTCATAGACGTTCCCTTTAAGGATACTACAAAGGTTCTCAATAGGGTTCAAGTCGGGGGGGAGAGCATGGTGGTTCCCGCCCCCCCTTTTGCCCATAGCAGCTGAAGCAATTTTGTGCTCAAGGCTTACATTAGATTTCTAAAACAGACAGATGGCCCAGGTCATTTGtagataaatttttttttttttttaaagaagaaaaaattatataatttatacagGCTATACTAAAACCAAACTCATGTTTTATTTGCATTACataattatttgttatttatcaacctattattttaaaatagttaCTTGTGTATGTAAACTAGTTAATGAaccaaatatattaaaaaatactacTTCCAattctatatgtatatatatatatatatatatatatgacatggTTTTCACCTCGAACATTTCGTTGTGCCGCAGCGGCCGGTTGGTCATGACCACGCCGTTGTTGAACTCGTCCAGCGGTCGCCTCCTCTCTGCCGTCTTGTTGTTATTGCTCAGTTTGATCAACGTGCCGCACTTCTCGTGGAAGAGCAACACGTCATTAGTGGTCAAGCCCGCAGCCACGGTCGCagaagctcctcctcctcctcctcctcctcctccgctacCGGTGGGGCTACTGTTAGGGTTCCCGGCGTCCCCCGCTCCCATCCCGCTGTCATTGCTCGGCGCGCCTCCTCTGCTGCCGCTCCTTGTGTCGTTTCTTGTGGAGGAGTTGTCACTTGCTCCGCTTCCTCCTGTGCCACcaccgccgctgccgccgccgccgccgccgccgctgccgccgccgccgccgccgccttcttCCCCCCCGCCCTCATCCTCGGCTCGGTAAAAAGACACGATCGCGTTGTTGAACACGTCAAAGAGCTGGTGCTCTGTTAGAACTGACAAGAGGTGAGAAGAGCAAAATTAAGAGTTTGCGTTACAAAGCATCCGTAGCATCAAGAACGGGATTTTGTACCTGCATCTGGCTCCAGGTTGTTGGGGAACTTGTCTGGTCTGCTGTGACCGCAACTAAGCTCAGGCACTGACAACGACAAGAGGATATAAATAGTAATTAAGCAATGATATACTAATTACATTCCACATCATTTGATTATTTCCTAAATAGTTTTAAACAATCTTTTTTGCACATCAATATTGTGATTgcgatttaaaatgtaatattttttttccaaggtccCTTTTCCATGTATTATTTAGttgttatttattatacataaatgttttagtcttataggctaaaataaaggcaaatgaaccatgaatCAAATTGTGATGTTTCATGAAATTGAGATGTAAGTGTGGACTGTATTTCTTCATGCCCAAGTACAGTTCAGCTGTATTCAATATTTAAGGACACTGACTTAAGTCTTATTTAACatgtaataattttaaatggaatcagTTTTTCCTATACTTAGCGAAGTCTTGATGTTTATGCTATGCATAACcttacaatatttttaaaaccgATATATCAATATCGGTCAACATGTAAAAAGAGTTTTTGCTGCATCTGACATGCGTGATCATTTGGAACACTGTGTGGTATTAGGCGTTCCCTTACCTTCGTCTCCTATCATGACTCCATTCATTGCTGCCACATTCATCAGCGCCGTGATGCCCGCATCCTCTCGCACCCCGCAGACCaccacctcttcctcctcttcctcgtccgCCTCCTCCCGGACGACAGCCTCTCGCTCGGCAGACGGAAGCGGCGGTTCGCAGCTCACCACCGTCACCTGCGTGCACTTGCCGTACAGGTCCACCACCGCCCACAGCTTTGGGGGCAAGCCGCTGGCGGCCGCGCCGCAATCCTGGCCGTTGACCCATAGGTGGAGCTCTCCGTGGGAGCTGCGCTGGATGCCCACGCGGTCGCCCTCGGCCAACTGATCCAGGTCGCGGCCGTATTCCTCCAGCACCGAGCGGCCGTCCCGGAGCACTGAGCAGCCCGACACGATCCAGGAGCCGCCCTTCAGGCCCGTGGCGCTACTCGGGAAGTCCAGCAGGGCGGGGTCCAGCGTCGTCACGCCGATCTCAATGGAGCCGCTCCACGAGTTCACCTGGGATGagttgaaaaaaggaaaagctgAGAAACATGGGCAAATGGCACAGGGCAGGAAAACATTTTCAGCAGATCACGCTGGAGCCTGAGAGCTAGTGAGAAACGACTCAAGTGTTGGGCTAAATATTGCAGGTGGATAAAAGAAAGTGGTTTGATCTACTGGGATATATTTAGCTAGGAATGTAGCTTGTGCAGAAAAAAGCGTATTggtgacggggggggggggggggggggtggtcgcAGCAGTAAAAAAGATGCAACATTTTAGCATATTCAGGACGACATCAGAAAGTAAAGAAATGCCACATCACAAGCAGCAGATGTACCAAGTACCGACCGACCAAATTGCAGCCTttgtgataataaataaatacattttgcaattTCAATTTGATTACCAGAGACCTCAAAAAGTCAGATCTCACATATGATGAATTTGACGTTACAAGGGTAAGACACCTGCAAACCGTTTTCAGTTGTGGAGAAAATGCATGATGTCTCCAATTTTACTAAATGTGTAGACACAAAATCTATAATTATATGATGCTCGGTCACATTATGCTGTCAGAGCAAAGCATAACACATGACAAACCGCTTCAGAGTTCATCTCCATCCCATAAAAAGAAAGCCTGATAACGTAACACAATATCGATTCgaatctgttttttgtttggttcaCTTACCAACGACGGTGCCGGACAGCTCACAATAAAGCAGCTGGCAAGCGTCCTGCTACGGAATGccggcacacacgcacacaaagtgACCTTGAGCATCACAATGAGGCCAACGCGGACACGAGGTACTTGAACACAGCAGACGAATGCAGTGAGAGATTTTTATGAATCGAGGGTTAGATTACTATTGGCGCTTAATTCTAACTCTTTACAAGGCATTTTGGACAAATCGCCTACTTGCCCTCCAGCTCCACCTCCACCTCAAAGGCGGTTTGTaattacctatagatgacacaagatggcggcaaagtagTCAAAACAGAGAGGACCATAAAGCATCAACACTACACATCTAGCATATACCCAATCATCAGCCGACGTTACATAAACGATTTATCCAGCACTTCAATTTGCCAACACAATCCAGATTATTTTTGGGCTGTTCAAGGTTACTTAACAAGAACAAACgaaataactcaaactaaaattgaaaaaagaaaaagaaaatacttttaaaaagatgaaaactaacagagcacaaaaacagccaaaagatgacattttcagtgaCAGTCACAGGTtcataaatgttgaaaaatgcaTCCACTTCCTGTGGAGCTGAATGGGATGCAAACAGGATGGGTAACAGAGCCAATCTAGATGCGCTGTGATGGAAGGCCATTGATTTTCTGACGGGCTATATGCATAAATTCGATGAGAGATTGAGAACATCACATGGGCTGGAAGGATTATCACTGACAAGGTGATATGTACTCAATTTTGAGAAGAGGGAGGTCCACATTCATGtggatattacatttttgaatctGACTGTAGTCACGGGAAAATCAAGCTGTCTGGAAATGGTCTTATAGCCTTTAGCTTTAAAATGCTTGTCCatcattttctttcaaatctCCTGAGACAACTCTCTCCATCGCTTCCTCTGGTCAACTTTTAGTGTGATGCATGCACACCATGTCATTAAACAGCACAGTGACAACTTGTCACCTTTTAAATGGGTAACATGACTGatgacaagtttgaaaaaacCTGTGATGCTAATTACAGGGCACACCTTGCTCAAATTATTTCCTATATTTTCTAAGGGTGCCATCATTTGTGGCCAGGTTGGTTCGCTTCAAATAATTCTGTTATACCACCATTCAAAACCAATGTGCCATTTTTATTCGTTAGTTGtcattaaatgtttatttattattacttttgtcagATTAAATTATTTCTGTGGCCACTGTGGGTTTTACTTTCATAAACAGAGGGGTAACAACGATTTTGTCCACATGATGTGTAACAATGGTACACTTGACTTACAATTAGTTCCGTAACCAAGTTtgtaaattataatttttttgcatataaAATCAGgtttccctattgaaattaaatgaaataaaatgccatTCAACGTTCCAGCCCAAAACTCTTCAAAAGTGACAGGCTAAGAACCAAAACATCCTCCATCTGGTTTGTGATGGTTCATTTTCATACACATGAAGTTGTCTTAAGTAATTTGGCAAAATATAAACCTGCTGATATATCACAGCAACATATAAGGGTTTGTTTACTAATGGCGCCATCTGATCGCTTGCCACCCGGAAGTACATGTTATGACGTCACTGTGAAAAGGACCATTGATCAGGACATTAGCCGAGATGCTAACAAGAGACGGCGaagacaacaaccaaaaaaacaaacaaaaccgaACTGCATTGCCTAGCTCACTTGAGTTCGACTTAAATTGCACTAGCCAATAGTCGTTTCGCCTGTGAGCAGCCCATTAGCGTGGCTAACTAACACGTTGTATAATATATCGTTAGCAAAATAACCAATTAAAACATGTATACACAGTAGTGTCTGTGTGTgctgtgcatatatatatatatatatatatatatatatatatacacacacacacacgcgcgcaagACGGTATGTTAATCACAAACAACAAAATCGCTTTCTAAGAGACGTAGTGAAGAGCCGCTGTCAAACAGCTCGTTAGATCCCCTCCAGCGAGGAGGGAGACGAGGACTCTCCGCCCCGTCCCAGGGCTTGCTGTCCTCGCATTCCCCGTCTCATCACCCCGCCCGCCCCGCTTGGAGCAAGCAGCAGCAATGGCGGGGGCCTGTGGTGCTAGTTTTTACCTTCTTATCAATACGGACAGTGAAGACGTCCCGGTCCCTAAGCGGCTCCTTGCTGAGCACCAGGCCGTGGTTGAACTCCTGGACCGGCTGGTTGCGCCGGGCGGTGCGGTTGGAGTTGGACAGGCCGACCAGCTTTCCGCTCCGGGGATGCAGCTCCGCCGCCATCTTCAGGGGGCGGCCAGTTTTCACGACCATAGCGTTGGTTTGCGACAGTTACGTCATAGCAGAGGCTCATTTACGGCAGCCACCCGACTGTTGTTTACCTCTAGGTTTtagtttgcttttgttgttgttgcttttttattgcacaaaggTTCTAACATCAATTTGTGCCTTACTATAAATATCCGTTCATTGGATTTTTCATCTCTTCATTCTGTTTTCAGCTATAaggtaaaaaattaaataacaaaatattacaGTGAAGTAAGGAGATGCAAATGGCCAGCATCAATCCCAGAGGGCTacgattaattaataatttttcatCATGTGTAAGGCAGAATCTTTATTCTGGATAACCAAgtatttaaattataaatactattgtaattttttaagaATCAAGATGTATATTTGTCAGATGCACAGTTAAAAAAACAGTGAATTAAATTATTTGCTAGCCACATtccacaaatacagtatgtatatatatatatatatatatatatatatatatatatatatatatatatatatatatatatatatttttttttttttttatctaggtTTATTAAAATATCCTTACTCATATAGCTCACTAATACTTGGTTAATTGatttactgaaaataaaacgaattttaaacactacataaaagtatatttaaattgaatgaattgtCTTCCCGatcatttcatgtttttctttaaaggTGAACATTTTATGCGAAATGTAGCAAGACTAAGCCATACATTTTTATCAAAAGTCAATAAATAACTCTAATGCAATCCTACAAAGAGCAGAGGTACGGCATACTAAATGCATGACgtcacctgaaaaaaaaaattcagaaatcCACTAGAGGGAGCAGAAACGCCACATTGTCATCTTATTCCAGTAAAGCATTTTATTCACTATTGTACATGGTTGACAATTTTAGTCTAGCTAGCATAGTTATCCCAAATATATCAACATCAAAAGCCTGAATTATTTATTGGTCTTTCTATAAGCAAGACCAGATGCTTGTGGTTCACACGGGGCAGCTGTGAGAGGAGATGGACCGGTGTTTGATAGCCTGATCCAAGTCCACATCTTTTCCTTGGATCTGGACCTTTTCCAGGCAGCCTGTCAAGAAACGGGAGCCGGCATCGTTTTCGCCTGAGGAGTGAAGGAAGGAGAGTGGCAGAGTTAACGATTGTTCCACGGTGGCACATGCATCTTGGCTTATGCATTTAATTTGTTTCACGCTTGTAACTAAAATCACTCGTATCTTAAATCAATTTTGCCCAGTATTTTGTTAGCTTGTCAGGGGTGTTTTGCATTGCATTAAGCTACACTATCGGAAAAAAATGGTGTCCATTTTTGTTCCCCTTCATACAACTTTTGTCACCCTATATACTATGTACTGTTTATGATTAGAAAAAGTAACTCAATATTCCAAattggcaacaacaaaaaatgccacaaaatcaATCATGACCGAAcggtctttcttcttcttctcctaaatgatgtctgccatctagtggtaaaggATGTTCTTGCAACTTAAAACTAATCAATCAAATATATATCTTAAGGTATATATTTGCTTATGAATAGCACAAATTGAAGACATGACAAGCCCTTGTACCCTTAAAGGTACAAATTTAGCactgtttgaaagcgctatataaatatagACGACTTGACTTTTTTCTGACCGTGCACTGAAAAAGTTCTGGCTCTGACGGATTACAACTCAAAAATTCACAAGCTGGGTCGTGAGTCAGAGTGTCACGATGCCTTAATATGAATCTCACCGAGGAGGCCGCCGATGGCAATGTGGCTTTCTCTCAGTTGGTTCAAAAGCCCAGAATTCTTAAGCGGGTTGAGGTAATCCCACTGGATCTTTGATTCATGTCCACCGTGTCGTACTTCTAGTGAATCAGTCCCGAAGGTCATTTCTAGTCTCTTGAAGTTCTCTTTCAGAATCACCATGTGACCACCGAGGAAGAGTGTTACTTTCTGcaaatccccccccacccccccaaaaaaaagagtatctTTTATTATCTGCCTTTTGCTGAAAATATGTCTGTTCATGTCTGGTTCATGTACATACCTTCGTGTTATTATTGGCGCCTAACGCAAACACGAGCGCCTGCCCGGGAGTCATGATGCTTAAAATGGTCCCGTCCATTTTAGAGAAATCTCCCCACAATTCGATCGTCACACTGCGGTCGTAGTCCGTCTGCAAAACTGTTCAAGAGACAGAAAAtgatattcattcaatgaaaatgtattaatgtaTTCCAAACATTCTACTCTGAATGTTTTGTAGAGTATGAGGGCGTTAAACTTGTCTTGCCCAATCAGATTTTAGCTTCTATGTATGTGTcgccatgtcaatctaatctgcccaagGACTTCGGAATCAGTAGTGCTCAGACGATGTCAACTATATTAGCATTAGTAATGTTTCTAAACCAATTAGATTTCAATTTCAACCTCATAGAGCAAAGAGTGCTGGCCTTTGATGATGTCAGCAGTTTTGGcctcctctgattggttggtcagaacaAAACAGCTAACAGTCTCTCCtatcctaaataaataaatgactaaaagtgaggggggaaaaatggctataatttttttttttttttattgaacaaaaaaacaaatatacatggaaataaaataacaaaatttatacataaataattacatttgtatttaattttggaattatgttttttatattcgttttcacttttagtcatttatttatttatttagtcatttatttattttgaattttagcagttttggtccatactgccaagtcgaaatgttattcaaatgagggggcggtcctacgcgtgtcaagtcgcaagttgcggtgacagtggacaagatagtcgtccattgctggagctctccatgcaagccggcgagacttccttcttAGCAgagccgctcactcgaccaacgatgggcagtttgcaacggcggagtccaacccaagacacgcttaggaccgccccctcatttgaataacatttcgtcctggcagtatggaccaaaactgccaaaatttaaaataaattaaaaaaaattaagtgaaaataaaaatggatataaaaatatataattcaaaaattaaatagaaatttATCTATTtgtggatatatattttttgtattgtttttatttccatttatattattattttttaattaaattttcgaatacatttttttatatcagtttttatttgtttgtttatttatttagacattgatttatttttaatttgggcagttttggtccatactgccaggacaaaatgttattcaaatgagggggcggtcctacgcgtgtcaagtcgcaagttgcggtgacagtggacaagatagtcatccattgctggagctctccatgcaagccggcgagacttccttcttAGCAgagccgctcactcgaccaacgatgggcagtttgcaacggcggagtccaacccaagacacgcttaggaccgccccctcatttgaataacatttcatcctggcagtatggaccaaaactgctaaaatttaaaagaaataaatgactaaataaataaaaattaagtgaaaataaaaatggatataaaaatatataattcaaaatttaaatagaaatttatttatttatggatatatattttttgttttgtttttatttccatttatattattattttttaatttaattttcaaatcatatttttttatattcgtttttatttgtttgtttatttatttagtcattgatttatttttaatttgggcagttttggtcctccatactatCCCACCTGATGTGTTGACTATGGCCAATCCGTTCCCGGGGAAGAAGCTGCCGGGCCGGATGGATTGATAGCACGGGCGGAGCTCGTCTGCGTCCGTCTCCCAGGGGATACTGAGGTTAAGCCAGCTGCCTTCCTGCACGCAGGCGTCCATCTGAGGCTCAAACTGCAAGGCAAAAAATGCGTCTGTCAACccagatagcatttagcattagctaaatagCACAACTAGCCCTGCCCAAAACACGAGTTTAACGCTAGGCCTATATATTAATCATTCAGTACTAAATTCTTCCCAGTCCTGGCATATTTTCATCACTTAGTTAATGAATTTAGAAATCACAAAATTGACTATATAATACTTTAACGGATAGCTATCTTGCAGTACCTGAACAACCAGCCTGTCTTTCGGAATCAGGATCCCGCCAAGTGCTAGTCGAAGGGACCCTGAAACGACTTCCTCTATGGCATCAGACTGCAGGCCTACTACCAGCCCCCGCGAGCCATTCACATCCAGGACCACAAAATGGCCATGGTTGCTCAGCTCCAGCTTGGCGACCACAGGGGGAAACacaggtaagaaaaaaaaaaaaagcgcatccagaaattttggaaaaagactgaacataaaatgtgtaaaaatgcaAAGCCATATGTTTACACGCCGCCACGGCTCTCACCGTGTGCCACCGGCCGTCGTTGAGCTTGGGCCCTCCCACCACGTTGACGAGGACCCCGCTACGGCTGATCTGCATGAACGGAACGCCGTCTTTCAGGGACAAAATGAACCAGTCCCTGCCATTTTTGGTGTCCCCATAGAAGATGATTCCCTCTGGATCGTACGTCCTGAGCTTAAAGGACGACTTGATGCTAAACAAGAGGACACAAAGGTCACGGGAGGAGCCCCCTGAAATGGTTATAATGTTCTACagtagtggttctcaaacttacTATTAacaaatgatttaattaaaaataaaatcaaaacaaatcaataatcGCAattgaaaagattattttataaCACAATgatcacaaaacatttgagaaccCGTGACCTTTGAACCCTCACTCACTCTCTTATCCTGGTGAGGTTGACTGAGATGTGAATCAGCGGCCTCCACGCATCTCTGTGCTGGCCCAAGTAAACAGCGGTGCTGCCCGGTATTTGtttctaggaaaaaaaaaaaaaagtttacccTCCTATGCCGTTTGACATTATTCAGTAtacataaaaagtctacacacccctgttcaaatactTGGTTTGCATAAAAAATGACACTGAGCATTAATTTGACCTTTAACCTTTACAACTCAATTGGAaaaatatacatgttttttcaaGAGGGGAAACAAAACAACTCAGATAATGCGGTTGCAAAAGtatgcacaccctcataactgTGGCTGCGGCTGTCCTCACAATTAACCAATCGGATTCAAACACCTGCAAACATTTTAAGGACCTTTGATCAACACCAAATAAAATtaagatgttctagtaggcttttcctgacatttttgtagtcactcgttacaagaaaaaaaaaaaacacattctgaACAAAGACTTTTCATTCTGAAGCATAACGATTCGCCATATGACAAACTGAAGTAGTATAGCGTCAACTACAGACGAAAACAGATTTATTCAATGACAGATTTGCCTGAAGTATCTGCGGCTGGTATTAGCAGCCTCtacgagtaccaataccttatTGATAATAAGGCGTGTATCAGCACCGATAGTGATACCTGGtaccggtaaaaaaaaaaaatgttttccccatATCTATAGTCTCTATCATGGCTGTACTATACCTTCCCCTGGATTCCCCACGCGAGCGCCGTGATGCTCAGAGTTAGAAGCAGTGGTCCACCCGCCATCATCGTGCCAGTCTAGCCGCTTTCCGAGAGGTTCCCGAGGAGTGTATAGTATTGGACTGTGCGCCAGTCCAGAGGGCAAGCAAGCTGGCGCCGCATCGATTTGCACGCTGTGACAAGCAGGATAAACAAATGGGGACAACACACAGTTCATCATGCAAAAGGGCAAAGTGGCGGCAAACCTGTGAAAGACgctttttagcatttttagctttgtgtgtgtgtgttgtaagcTACAGaaaaaggagtaaaaaaaaaaaaaagttgaagttaaaatctgttttgttaaaacagttcatttttaatagtaacataattcaaacatttttatgcttaaaaaaaatgtaaatccgTCATGTAATTGCTCATTGCCTTTTTTAGAATAATGGATCAATGTTACTTGTATTTGTATTTCCCCTCACCTCTGAACTACAGGACAACCTGTAAAACGCTTAACTTTAAACAATATTGTGAGAGACTtgcaaaatttcatttttatataacGTTGGATTTGTCCAACTTAACTTTTGTTGCATTCGCATGTTCCATTTCagtatcatttattattttccatCAACACTAAAATTGACTGGCCGATTTGCTAAGATAATGTACGGTAGTTTAAATTTAGTTCATTTGTTTGAATCAAAACTATTCCTTCAATTTTTTTGCTCTAAACCACACTAAATAATTTCTTTAATtattaccataaaataaaatatgtcatattaagtgtggatttttttttatcatacacagatcacacacacatatgtttatatattttatgtttgtgtgtatatatatatatatataattgttataattttttatttataatttcacacaaaataaactcattaatggaaacaaacattttgactgTAGGCTATaagtataattttttaaatatatatatatatttttttttttataaaatgcaaaaattgtTGAGTAACATTTCAATTTTACACTGATTAACGATTTAgtaaaatatacttttaaatgtacatgtaaaaatgttttatctacCATTTTATTATACTAAATAAATGTcgccattttcaaaaataaaatatatattttttaatatatgtaacaaatattttaaaatgtacatgcaaaatgaatgaatatagtaaaaaatgtcaaattatttattttaaattattttatataattttaccAATATTTTACATAATGACATACAATAGCTCAATTACCAACTATTTATTGATATTActggtaataaataaaatacttgggATTTGTGGTctaattagaaaaaaacaaaatctgactTTCTTTCGTTGGGTCATCAGGttaatactttattttgttTGACTGCAGCAAAGA
Protein-coding sequences here:
- the shbg gene encoding sex hormone-binding globulin; translation: MMAGGPLLLTLSITALAWGIQGKKQIPGSTAVYLGQHRDAWRPLIHISVNLTRIRDIKSSFKLRTYDPEGIIFYGDTKNGRDWFILSLKDGVPFMQISRSGVLVNVVGGPKLNDGRWHTLELSNHGHFVVLDVNGSRGLVVGLQSDAIEEVVSGSLRLALGGILIPKDRLVVQFEPQMDACVQEGSWLNLSIPWETDADELRPCYQSIRPGSFFPGNGLAIVNTSVLQTDYDRSVTIELWGDFSKMDGTILSIMTPGQALVFALGANNNTKKVTLFLGGHMVILKENFKRLEMTFGTDSLEVRHGGHESKIQWDYLNPLKNSGLLNQLRESHIAIGGLLGENDAGSRFLTGCLEKVQIQGKDVDLDQAIKHRSISSHSCPV